Proteins encoded within one genomic window of Argiope bruennichi chromosome 7, qqArgBrue1.1, whole genome shotgun sequence:
- the LOC129975490 gene encoding uncharacterized protein LOC129975490 translates to MPNTENESVNAGAPIESQLSHLSVKIPLLWRKNITLWFIQVESNFALAKITNDLTKYNHLIASVDPETLSVVPDILLTPSDTNKYDALKAGLITEFSASENEQIRRLLSEPHLGADKPSQLLRKMLQLGDGTGIKEDFLKTLWLQRLQSDMQAILSISSESLNNLANMAGKLARSVFSQHLTASLPLAEERKASTVDEFTALPSEIADLRKQVQRLSRDRSKSPFHWKNRQRSFSLWVSSDDGIKFFYYHSLFGEKALKCVSPSSYSINSQ, encoded by the coding sequence ATGCTGGCGCTCCGATAGAATCGCAGTTGTCCCATCTTTCGGTGAAAATACCGCTGCTGTGGAGGAAGAATATAACATTGTGGTTCATCCAAGTAGAAAGCAATTTCGCTCTAGCAAAAATAACTAATGACCttacaaaatacaatcatttgattGCGTCTGTTGATCCGGAAACTTTATCTGTGGTACCTGATATTTTACTCACACCCTCCGACACCAATAAATATGATGCGTTAAAGGCTGGACTTATAACAGAATTTTCCGCTTCGGAAAATGAACAGATCCGTCGACTGCTTTCTGAACCACATTTAGGCGCCGATAAACCATCGCAGTTACTCCGAAAGATGCTCCAACTCGGTGATGGCACAGGCATAAAAGAAGATTTCCTCAAAACGTTATGGCTGCAAAGACTGCAGTCAGATATGCAGGCAATTTTATCCATAAGTTCAGAATCCCTGAACAATTTGGCCAACATGGCCGGCAAATTGGCGAGGTCCGTATTTTCTCAACATTTAACAGCGTCTTTGCCGTTAGCCGAGGAGCGCAAAGCGTCCACTGTGGATGAGTTTACTGCACTCCCAAGCGAAATCGCCGATTTAAGAAAGCAGGTACAACGGCTTTCCCGAGACAGAAGCAAAAGTCCGTTCCATTGGAAAAACAGACAGCGCAGTTTTTCTCTCTGGGTTTCCAGTGATGATgggataaaattcttttattatcattcaCTTTTCGGAGAGAAAGCACTGAAGTGCGTATCTCCAAGTTCGTACTCAATTAACTCGCAATAG